The Mobula hypostoma chromosome 1, sMobHyp1.1, whole genome shotgun sequence genome includes the window ATAAAAACAAGGGTTGACTTTTCGTTCTCCATTTACTACTCCCCACTACTCTTCCTAAAATGTTCAGTACTGGTGATTATTATATGGACATTATTATTAGTAAACATTGAGTGCTCTTTGCTGTCCAGCTGATTATTTTTTAACACATAAGGTAATCATTGAAAATACTATTGATATCAAGTGAATCATTATTTATTTGGTAGGTCAGTTCGGACAAAAAATGGCACAACAGGAGGTGGACCTTCAGCCAAAAAGAAACGCTTGGAAGAAAAGGTGATATCGCCTCAACTAAGGTTAACAAAGCAGTCAGCTGCTCAACCACGCAAGGCATCCAGTAATAAACGAGCTTCAAAATCACTAAGAACAGCTGTCAAAGTGAACAGATTGTCATCAAAGTCAACCACAAAGCTAAAGGTCACTAAAAACAATGAAAAGGTAGTTCCTTTGAAGAAATATACCAAACATTTATTGAAAAATAGCATATCATTAAAATCTTCACACCAGAAGAAATCCATTCTGTCTCCAATATCCAAGAAAAATTCTGGTAAAGTAATGGCTAAAAGAAAATCCACACAAAAACAGAATAATGCTAAAATTGTGCATAAACAAATCCCGGTGAAGGTGTCACAGAAGTCAGTTCAGAGGAATAGAACTTCTCAGTCACGACTTGCACATAAAAGCTTGCCTAATTCCAAAAAGACTAGCTCTAAGAAGAGTTTAAAAATGTCATCACGCAATTCGCGGACAAAAGCTCCTCAAAAAATAAGTAAACCATTATcaaaaaaaagtgagaaaaacTCTTTAAGAGCCACCATAAAGAAATCTCATCAGAGTAAGAAAACTGTGAAGGTTCAATCTAAGTCTACTGTGAATGTATCTAGAATGAAACCTGCAAAGAAGGATACAAAATCTTTGTCAGTAACTGTGAGAACCTCCAAGAAGCAACTTGTCAAAAAAACAGCTAAAAAAGTGACATGCAAGGGTAATCATACTAAACAACTTCCCTCTTTTAAAGATAATAGTATTGTGGGGAAAAATGTTTCTTCAAAGAAAATTTCTGAGAAAATACAAAGTAGTGTAAAGTCGGTAAAGAATCTTCAACAAAAAAAGATGGTGAGATCGGAGAGATTACGTTATCGCCTTGCAAGTGAGGATAACTTTGAAGCTGATGCTGCAAGACCTCAAACCAAGTTGATCCAGAATCATTCAAAAGAGAACATTCAACAGGCAGTGAACTCTGGTTTGAAGTCTGGGGCTAAGCAAATGTTGAATAAAGGACAGACCAGGTGTTCTCAGAGACTGAATCTGAACCCATCTTTATCAACGAGATcttttgtttccactgatagtgCATCTAGTGTGGTTCCTACTCAAAAGAAAACGCGTAAAAGGACATTTAGTGACTTGTATCCTGAAAGTCCTGAGAATAAATGTCCTTTGAAAAAAATGCTGAAAGTAAACAGTAAGCTTGGAAGAACTAAGCAGAAGAACATTACAAAATCTCCAAAAAAGGCTTCAGAAATTAAAGAAAAAGGACATCGTAAAATTAGGAGAAGAACTCCAGTTACTACTACTGCCAAAAAACAAGACTCCAATGGTATAGGACCAATGGCATGTGAAAGAAAAAGTGAACAGGGAATACTAAAAAATATTCCTAATAGTAAAACTTCAGTAGTTTTAGAATCTTCCCAAGAGCAGATTAAAACTGGTCAGCCTGTTTCTCATTCCAAAACAAAGATCAAAAAAACAGCTTCATGTGTAACATTGGAAAGCAGTGCAAAATTGAAAGGTCTGGTTCAAAACTTgacaaaggcaacaaattgtaGTGTCAAAGCTATGAAAGGAAAAACTGGAGTAGAAACATCAactgaaaagaaacaaaaaaaagttttaaataaTAGTACAGAAGATAAGAAAAAGATAAATGTATCTATTAAAGAACAACGTTCAAAGCAGCCTCAAACAGTTCATAAAGCAAATAAAAGTACAATCTCTAATCCTAAATCAGTAATGGAAATTCCATGTCTGCCAACTGATGATAATGCCAAATGTAAGCGACAAAGTATTCTTGAGTTGTGTGAGGAAATTGCAGAAGAGATAGCTTCGGACACTCTTGATCTTTCAGTGAAAGAGGAGTCTACAAAGATGGAAGATAAAAGTATCCCAAAAGAACCAGAAAGCAGAACGCCTGAAGATACTAAGAGAAAACAGCGAGCAAAACCTATTTATTCTAGCCTCAACAGATTCCAGTTTTCAGGCCAAAAATCTATAAAACGTAAATCATTTGAGCATCATAAATCTGTAGCTTCAAAGTATACTACACAGAAAGGAGGGAacagttggactaaaattaaaCAAATTAAAACGGATCAAAAGACATTAACTGCCATCAAACTAAGAAATTTACAGGTTAAACAAGCAGTTTCACAAGTAGTAGTTCAAACAATTAAGATAAAGAAAGAGAAATTGTCAAATGGAGTATCTGTACAGACCAAAGAAGAAGATGGCACTGCACATGACCAGCACAAAGCAGACACCACTGTTTCTCATTTGGAAGTTGGAAAAGACTTTAATAATGGcctaaggtcaacagaaaacaGTACACCTGAAAATGATAAACTAGTGAAATTGTGTGATGAAAAAGAGGACGAGATGGAGGTGTCAAAAGTGGAGACTGAATCTGAAGCAGATGAGgtactttgtatttcatttaaatatgttcTCTTTCAGTGATGTTGTATGCTGTTGTTCACAATACTTTGGATTTGCAATGCAAGTGACCATTCTGTTCAAATGTTAGCTAGATTTGGCTTTCTCCCTGCTGTTCACCTCCTCATGCAAGAACAGTGCACTCTTGCTGGGCTGTCATTCTTGTCACCATTTAACTTGTATTTAATTGACTTGAGGTCCATGTAGGCTACGGTATCCAACTCATGGGTGTTGTAGATTAGAGATCAACTTGTATTTCATTGCTATATAGAATCCCTTATTCAAAACTGTacgcaacactccaagtgtggtctcacctgtTCAATTACAGAAAAACTTTTTCTTGCACCCCATACAGTTGCAGTGAAAAATGTCTTTTGGTTTGCTTGTTTTGTTGGTAATTTGCTAAGCTttctctgaaaaaaaaattctcacaaatttttgctttgctgttcTTGACAAGTGtaattaacttcaatttacttaaTCTGCTACTAACTTTCTTGTTTAAATTTCCCTTTGCAGACTCTGTATACTCTCACAGTTCACTTTTCCTCCTTTGTATATTATCACCAAATTTTGACTATGTAATAATTTGtcctgtcatccaagtcattattgTAGATTATAAAAAGCTGGTAACCTGACACTAATCCTTATGACAGCCAACTAGCCACAGCTAGTGAACTTAAAAGAAAAATTATTTTGCCTGTTAACAATCCAGTTTTCTTATCTAAAATTTTGTATGGGGGTACATAATCTAATGTCTTGAAATTCCACATGTGTTGCTAGTTAATCTTCAAGATGGAACCATTCGATTTTTCACTATTACAGATTCAGGATGGGGATGTGCACCAATCAACTTGTTTAACTTTATGACCTTTTTATTAACAAAGTGGGCCATTGAAGTATAAAATTGGTGGTAGGAGGATAAATATCAGTATATTCTTTAGAGAAGAACAATGGTTGGGAATGAGCATATTGTTCTTAAAGATTCTCTTTCTATCCATTTCCTTTTAACATACTTTCTAAATCCCCCATCAGTAGCTTTTTGAGAGGTCATTGCTGATCAAAGGTTGAATGCCTATAAGGTTGCAAGAGCATTTAGACCCTGAGAACTATTAATTGCTTTATAACCTATTTCATCATGCTGCCTATTTCTGGGACTAAGAAGTTATTAGGAGCATTTTTCCATTCATCTGGATGCTTACATTACAACCATTTTCAAATAACAGTTCCATTCTCAAAGAAAGGGATCATTTGTCACTGGGATGTTTCCAATCCCTCCACTGTCAGCTTTATGGTCGTAGTGTATATTAGCCAAGGATGTAGTGTAGTACTTGCTATGTTTACTTTTTAGACCTATCCTGCAGCCTGAGAGATGTATTAATGTTTTGGAATACTATTTCTAGATAAtaatatttacattgtcagtaaGCCAGTAAAACCATTTAACGCTGAGCAGAGTTCTTTAGGTCTAATATGAATGATCACCTTCTCTGCTGAGTAAAGCCTTATTTCATTGCTTCCCAACATAACGATACAAATTGGCTTTAAATGGACATCTTCCTGAATTATCAAacagaagcttcccaatccttatCATTTTTTTATAATAACAGAATTATATTCTTGGACCAAGAAAAATTGAGGCATTTTATCAGCTGATATAATTACAAACGTGTTTGTAAAATCCCTCAGTGTGACATTGTGAACATCCTGCGAAAACCATGATTTGGCAAGGAGAGTCATTCTGTATGCAGTGCATTTATCTGGTATATCTTCATTTCATATTATTGTTGGTAGCGAAGCTTGTAAGTACACCTTTTAATTTAAAACATTGCAGTTGATCAGTCTGAGTTAACTCTTGTGCAAAGAATGCAACCAGCCATGCAGTGGAAGTTAAAGGTTTCTGTTTTTCTCACAGGAGCTGCTGCTTACAATTGTCTTAAATTCTGATGTTTCTGGAGTTTCCTGGGTAATATGTAACAAGTTCCTGGCTGAATGTTTGAAGTCATAGTGATTCATAGTACAGAAGAGGGGCATTGGCCCTAATTGTGTTAGGAAATTTCCTAGGTGAATTTTGCCAGCACTATACAACAACAATGATCAGGTTTCCCCCACATGACTGTTTGGCACTCAGTCCAACAGATAAGTTTGTTCTGCATATTTTtgcctttgattttatttttagacATTCAATTCAACAAACATAATCAAAGGAATTTAAGAATATGCAGTTTTCAACAGTAAAGGTTTTTCACAAACTTGTCTGATAAGTGCTTTATTGCACTCCATTTGGTGCACATATTATTGTGATACCAATAAGGACATTGAATAGATCTGTTCCTTTATTTTTGTTAAAACCTTTCAAGTTTTTTCTAATTACTGAAAACTAGGCCTTTAAGAATATGAGAAATGGTCAAGGTTATGAATCCTTTTGCATAAATTACAATCAAGATACCTCATCATTTATTATTTTCTCAAAAAGCTTGAGCAAAGTCTTAAATTTTAGTTTGTTACTTttatcaactttttttttcattaagtCTGGCAGACAATTAAGCACAGTTCTGTAGATCCATTTTTTTAAAGGTTACCTCCAGCCTCATTTCGATTCCCTCTCATGAAGAGAAGCATCCAGAATTAACAAGACAATTTGGAGAAACACTTCTAAATAAGAACAAAGCTTCAGATTTGCCTTTGGTTATGTTTGTTTAAATGATTTTTACAAAAGTTGTGGATCGGTCGAGTTTACACATTACTTCATCCGAGTAATTGAAATTAATACCTGAATGGAAAAATTAGGTAATTTTAGAATTGTGCCtaataacaaaatatttttgagGTCCAAGTTGATGTATATACTTTTGGATATTACTTATCTTGTGGTCAGATAGAAAAATTAGTGGATTGGATTGTGACAGAGTGTACCCTGGTGTTGAATGGAGAAAGTGAGTATTGAACAGTGGGTAGGATTGTGGCATGGTTTAAGTTTTTCAGTTGGATTAAAAGGATGAACAGTAAGGAACCAGAGGAACAACTTGGTTTCTATTTGACTTTTGGTCCATTGTGTAATGAAGAAATGTGTCTTGGGTGCTGAGAAAATCTGTTGTTGCAAAAATGGTCTAGTCCAAGTTGAAAATCTGAGTATCCAAAAGTATGTTACAAGCTGTTGGGGTTCACTCTGCATGTTGGGGTGCCCCTGTGTTTATTCTGTCAGAAGCACTGAGGAGTAGGAATCTCCAGTTTTCTGGAGATTCTTAATGAATATTTTTGTTCAAAAATGTTTACGTAATTTGCTCTTAAATCCAGACTGTTACCAGTACTGTCTTGAAATGTTTCTTTGACTAGGTCATTTTACTGTGTATTTGTATAAACTTAATATATCATGGATTTCTAGAATGGTGAACTTGGTAATGATACTTATACTAAGTTGACCATAGTAAAATATATGCTCAATTACTTAAATTTGTTGCACTCCAATTAAGGTATTTTTGTTTCCTTCAGAGTTTTAGATTACACTTAGAATCAAGTCCTGAATGTAGTCCAGAAAAATACACTTCTACAACATTATCGCTAAAACCTGTTAAAGAGCAAGTGGAGAGTGAGTCAGGTACAGTTGAATAAATTATTATTGTATATCAAGAAAGATAATGTTCATGGACCTGTTTTTGGTCTGCTATATGAGTGAATGTTAGTTACATTTAATTTGTACTTCGAACATTGTTCATAGAAACTGGAATGCAATTTACAAAACTCATTCACATAATGCTTCAGGCATCAGAATTTGTGCCTCTATCAGATTCAAATTCTGATCCCCACCAACTTTTCCATTCATACTTATTATCTCCTCTCCAGTTCTCATGTACCCTATCAGCCAAAGAAATCCTACTCGAATGTTTCATTTCCAGCAGTGTAATCAAAGCTGCTATTTCTATGTCAAGATATAAATTGAGTAGGCACTTTAAGATGGTGTACTTTAAATTTTTATTGATTTGAATCTGTTTGAACTTTATGAACCAATTGTGTATGGGTATAATATGTTCAGTCTGTCTAATGTTCATATAATTAACAATACTTGTTGGCAGTTCAAATGTTATTTTTGTCTTGTTCAATAAAATTGTAGGGTCATTGCTGAAGGAAACTGTACGGACTCTCTTCAGTAATCCAGATTCCTCGGAAGTGAATAATGAAAGGTATTTGTCATGGTTTTAGAATAGCTACGTGGGCATAATTTACATGAATAATACATCTTAGGGAAAATCTAATATGTAGTTTGCTTATGTATAATAAGCAATAAGGTTGCTCGTGGATAATTGCTTTACTTCTACAGTAGGGTGCACTAATTATACCCACACAGCCTGTTAAGAGCAGCTCAAAATTGGTTGCCCAGTTTtcatgattcaaagtacatttattatcaaagagtgtataagttatacaccttgagatttatctgcatacaggcagccacaaaagcaagaaacccgaagaaCCCAATTTGTTAAGAAAAAGAAAGATCAAAACCACTGTGCCGAGAACTGAAAAAAAAGTCATGCAGACAATAGAAGCAAGTACTAAGATCCACtccctggagcagccagagtaggctcAAGTCTCAGTAGTACAGCATCTGGAGTAGTTCACCGCCAAGAGATGAATGAACATCGTGGAAGAGCAAGCAAAATCGGCCTGACTGACCCTCGCCTCCGGTCCCAGCCATCAGGCTTTGTAGTCtttctgggccagcatttaaattgtctaagcATCAGGTAGTGCCTTGTTCTAGGACCCGGCCCCTGGTATAGCACAACACTTGGGCCACCTAGTCTGAAACCGTTCTTAATCTCACCAAATCTGCTCGGTGCTTGAAGCAATCTTAAGTGGACGGGGGCATCAAAACTCTTCCTcatcgactcctctccaaatcgctTACTCCAACTCCGTCTCCAACAGCAATAGTAACTCTGTCTGTGACCATGTCTTGAACATATTGTGCTTCGGCTTTGCAGTGCACCAGCACGGTTCATCCTTTAAATCAGTTTTGCCTCTGTTTGCTTCTTCATTGTGGTGGTAGTTTAGCACAATTttcttcagaaaaggtgttattagtaacgtttttagtcaaatttcttgcctCAGTAAGTTTATGCATACCTttggtagtgccatcttaaactggaagatcTTGTTGAATATTGCTATTCATGTAACAATTGTATACTATTGATTATTTGAAGTTAAAAACAGATCAAGAAGAATGGAAACATGAGATAGTCTAGATAGTCTACCCATCATCAAGaacatgtatacagaaagatgctggagaagggccagtaacatcatgaaggatcccgcaCACTGCTCATGGgttgtttgttccactcccatctgggaggaggctacataacaaTCGcaacaggaccaccagattcaaaagccattactttctccaagcagtaagacttctaacatctccacccactaactccactactactttattatttctcatCAGTCGCCTAATGTACATTTAGCATCATTTTTTtggacgtacaatcaatctatgcatataagctatcttatatgttttacaaattacaatgggagatagaaaatgcatttcaaaGGGTGCAGGATAAATGCATCCCAGAGAATAAGTAGTATTTTAAAGGCAGAATGTTGCAAATGTGGCTGTCAAGGGCAGTCAAACctaacataaaaaccaaagagaggacatgtaatagagcaaaaattagtgggaaattggaggattgggaagatctTAATAATGAAAAAGttcaactaaaaaaaaatcatagaggaaaaagatgaataccaaggtaagctagacaataataccaaaaaagataccaaaagtttcttcaggtatataaagagtaaaagagaggaaagaatggatattggaccactggaaaatgatgctggagaggtagtaatgggggagtaggaaatggtggatgaactgaataagtattttgcatcagtcttcaccgtggaagacactagcagtatgccggaagtttGAGTGTCAGGggtagaggtgagtgaagttaccattactagggagaagattcttggggaaactgaaaggtctgaaggtaaataaatcacctggaccagatggtctacaccccagggttctgaaaggggtggctgaagaggcattagtaacaatctttctagagtcactagattctggcgtggttctggagtactggaaaattgcaagagttactctgctgtttaagaaggatgacatgcagaagaaaggaaattataggccagtagtctgacctcagtggttcggAAGACATTAGACTCTATTGTTAAggttgtggttttggggtactt containing:
- the LOC134354000 gene encoding N-acetyltransferase ESCO1-like isoform X1, giving the protein MVAQKRKVPSSPANAQRGSVRTKNGTTGGGPSAKKKRLEEKVISPQLRLTKQSAAQPRKASSNKRASKSLRTAVKVNRLSSKSTTKLKVTKNNEKVVPLKKYTKHLLKNSISLKSSHQKKSILSPISKKNSGKVMAKRKSTQKQNNAKIVHKQIPVKVSQKSVQRNRTSQSRLAHKSLPNSKKTSSKKSLKMSSRNSRTKAPQKISKPLSKKSEKNSLRATIKKSHQSKKTVKVQSKSTVNVSRMKPAKKDTKSLSVTVRTSKKQLVKKTAKKVTCKGNHTKQLPSFKDNSIVGKNVSSKKISEKIQSSVKSVKNLQQKKMVRSERLRYRLASEDNFEADAARPQTKLIQNHSKENIQQAVNSGLKSGAKQMLNKGQTRCSQRLNLNPSLSTRSFVSTDSASSVVPTQKKTRKRTFSDLYPESPENKCPLKKMLKVNSKLGRTKQKNITKSPKKASEIKEKGHRKIRRRTPVTTTAKKQDSNGIGPMACERKSEQGILKNIPNSKTSVVLESSQEQIKTGQPVSHSKTKIKKTASCVTLESSAKLKGLVQNLTKATNCSVKAMKGKTGVETSTEKKQKKVLNNSTEDKKKINVSIKEQRSKQPQTVHKANKSTISNPKSVMEIPCLPTDDNAKCKRQSILELCEEIAEEIASDTLDLSVKEESTKMEDKSIPKEPESRTPEDTKRKQRAKPIYSSLNRFQFSGQKSIKRKSFEHHKSVASKYTTQKGGNSWTKIKQIKTDQKTLTAIKLRNLQVKQAVSQVVVQTIKIKKEKLSNGVSVQTKEEDGTAHDQHKADTTVSHLEVGKDFNNGLRSTENSTPENDKLVKLCDEKEDEMEVSKVETESEADESFRLHLESSPECSPEKYTSTTLSLKPVKEQVESESGSLLKETVRTLFSNPDSSEVNNESVSLSNQLTIAKNTTIPLEFSVQKEAKLSDNADGGGLQQTILDSGQKRIGAISCTTCGMLYAASIPEDEAQHFKFHKHFISAVKYVGWKKERILGEYPDGKIIMVLPDDPKYALKKVEEIREMVDNDLGFQQAELKCPSRTKTLLFISNDRKIVGCLIAEHIQRGFRVIEDKATQQSPNDAIMLERQRAWCCSTNPEPAICGISRVWVFSMMRRKAIATRMTDCLRSNFVYGSYLSKDEIAFSDPTPDGKLFATQYCGTPRFLVYNFVS
- the LOC134354000 gene encoding N-acetyltransferase ESCO1-like isoform X3, with product MVAQKRKVPSSPANAQRGSVRTKNGTTGGGPSAKKKRLEEKVISPQLRLTKQSAAQPRKASSNKRASKSLRTAVKVNRLSSKSTTKLKVTKNNEKVVPLKKYTKHLLKNSISLKSSHQKKSILSPISKKNSGKVMAKRKSTQKQNNAKIVHKQIPVKVSQKSVQRNRTSQSRLAHKSLPNSKKTSSKKSLKMSSRNSRTKAPQKISKPLSKKSEKNSLRATIKKSHQSKKTVKVQSKSTVNVSRMKPAKKDTKSLSVTVRTSKKQLVKKTAKKVTCKGNHTKQLPSFKDNSIVGKNVSSKKISEKIQSSVKSVKNLQQKKMVRSERLRYRLASEDNFEADAARPQTKLIQNHSKENIQQAVNSGLKSGAKQMLNKGQTRCSQRLNLNPSLSTRSFVSTDSASSVVPTQKKTRKRTFSDLYPESPENKCPLKKMLKVNSKLGRTKQKNITKSPKKASEIKEKGHRKIRRRTPVTTTAKKQDSNGIGPMACERKSEQGILKNIPNSKTSVVLESSQEQIKTGQPVSHSKTKIKKTASCVTLESSAKLKGLVQNLTKATNCSVKAMKGKTGVETSTEKKQKKVLNNSTEDKKKINVSIKEQRSKQPQTVHKANKSTISNPKSVMEIPCLPTDDNAKCKRQSILELCEEIAEEIASDTLDLSVKEESTKMEDKSIPKEPESRTPEDTKRKQRAKPIYSSLNRFQFSGQKSIKRKSFEHHKSVASKYTTQKGGNSWTKIKQIKTDQKTLTAIKLRNLQVKQAVSQVVVQTIKIKKEKLSNGVSVQTKEEDGTAHDQHKADTTVSHLEVGKDFNNGLRSTENSTPENDKLVKLCDEKEDEMEVSKVETESEADESFRLHLESSPECSPEKYTSTTLSLKPVKEQVESESGSLLKETVRTLFSNPDSSEVNNESVSLSNQLTIAKNTTIPLEFSVQKEAKLSDNADGGGLQQTILDSGQKRIGAISCTTCGMLYAASIPEDEAQHFKFHKHFISAVKYVGWKKERILGEYPDGKIIMVLPDDPKYALKKGFRVIEDKATQQSPNDAIMLERQRAWCCSTNPEPAICGISRVWVFSMMRRKAIATRMTDCLRSNFVYGSYLSKDEIAFSDPTPDGKLFATQYCGTPRFLVYNFVS
- the LOC134354000 gene encoding N-acetyltransferase ESCO1-like isoform X2: MRSEVRTKNGTTGGGPSAKKKRLEEKVISPQLRLTKQSAAQPRKASSNKRASKSLRTAVKVNRLSSKSTTKLKVTKNNEKVVPLKKYTKHLLKNSISLKSSHQKKSILSPISKKNSGKVMAKRKSTQKQNNAKIVHKQIPVKVSQKSVQRNRTSQSRLAHKSLPNSKKTSSKKSLKMSSRNSRTKAPQKISKPLSKKSEKNSLRATIKKSHQSKKTVKVQSKSTVNVSRMKPAKKDTKSLSVTVRTSKKQLVKKTAKKVTCKGNHTKQLPSFKDNSIVGKNVSSKKISEKIQSSVKSVKNLQQKKMVRSERLRYRLASEDNFEADAARPQTKLIQNHSKENIQQAVNSGLKSGAKQMLNKGQTRCSQRLNLNPSLSTRSFVSTDSASSVVPTQKKTRKRTFSDLYPESPENKCPLKKMLKVNSKLGRTKQKNITKSPKKASEIKEKGHRKIRRRTPVTTTAKKQDSNGIGPMACERKSEQGILKNIPNSKTSVVLESSQEQIKTGQPVSHSKTKIKKTASCVTLESSAKLKGLVQNLTKATNCSVKAMKGKTGVETSTEKKQKKVLNNSTEDKKKINVSIKEQRSKQPQTVHKANKSTISNPKSVMEIPCLPTDDNAKCKRQSILELCEEIAEEIASDTLDLSVKEESTKMEDKSIPKEPESRTPEDTKRKQRAKPIYSSLNRFQFSGQKSIKRKSFEHHKSVASKYTTQKGGNSWTKIKQIKTDQKTLTAIKLRNLQVKQAVSQVVVQTIKIKKEKLSNGVSVQTKEEDGTAHDQHKADTTVSHLEVGKDFNNGLRSTENSTPENDKLVKLCDEKEDEMEVSKVETESEADESFRLHLESSPECSPEKYTSTTLSLKPVKEQVESESGSLLKETVRTLFSNPDSSEVNNESVSLSNQLTIAKNTTIPLEFSVQKEAKLSDNADGGGLQQTILDSGQKRIGAISCTTCGMLYAASIPEDEAQHFKFHKHFISAVKYVGWKKERILGEYPDGKIIMVLPDDPKYALKKVEEIREMVDNDLGFQQAELKCPSRTKTLLFISNDRKIVGCLIAEHIQRGFRVIEDKATQQSPNDAIMLERQRAWCCSTNPEPAICGISRVWVFSMMRRKAIATRMTDCLRSNFVYGSYLSKDEIAFSDPTPDGKLFATQYCGTPRFLVYNFVS